The genomic stretch CAGGCATCAAAATACTGTCCCCGGCCTTCAGCGGCACCACCTTACCATCACACACCGCCTCACCGTATCCCTTCAGCACAAAAAACATCTCCACCGCGCAATTATGCCGATGGGAAGGCGTTTTCGCTCCTGCCTCAAAAATCTCTACGCAGTAGGTCAGCGACGCATCCGCCGACTTCGGATCAAACACAATCGCCAACCGATTGCGATCGCTCGCACTAATCCGAAAGACCTGATAATCCTCAGGCGTTTTTACGACCGGAATTTTGCAGGCTGTCGTGATCATCAGTATCTCCTACTCTATAAAACGGCGATCGCACTTCATCTCGTAGGATGTGTTAGCTCTAGCGCAACGCATCAAATCCGTACCCGACGGTGCGCCACAGTTTTGCCTAACAGCACCCTACACTAACTGACCTAAAATGGTGGGCGATCGTAGGTTGGGCATCGCCCAACTAAACGTTCTTGAATTCAGGGCAACCCACCAAATTAACCTAGCCATGCTACTACTACCAGGATCTAGCGAGAATCCCCCAATTGGGCAAGAACCGTTACAAACCGTAAAGCGATCGCCCCGACCGAGGCTTGCTATAGTAGAGAGCTGATCGCCCCGACCGAGGCTTGCTATAGTAGAGAGCTAGGGCAACCCTAACCCGCCATCCTATGGATATTCCTCGCCTCCATCCCGACACCATCGAACAGGTTAAAACCCGCGTTGACATTGTTGATGTCGTGTCCGAACACGTCGTCCTTCGTAAACGTGGCAAAGACATGGTCGGCCTCTGCCCCTTCCACGACGACAAATCCCCCAGCTTCACCGTCAGTCCCAGCAAACAACTGTATTACTGCTTCAGTTGTGGTGCAGGCGGTAACGCCATCAAATTCCTCATGGAAATTGGCAAACGCTCCTTCAGTGACGTGGTTCTCGATCTCGCCAAACGCTACCAAGTCTCCGTCCAAACCCTCGAACCCGCTCAACGTAAAGAACTCCAGCGTCGTCTCTCCCTCCGCGAGCAGCTCTACGAAATTCTAGCTATCACCGCTCGCTTCTTCGGACACGCCCTCCACCAGCCCCAAGGCAGCGACGCCCTCCAATACATCAAAGACAATCGCCACCTCGACGATACCACCATCCAACGCTTCCAAATTGGCTATGCCCCCGCCGGATGGCAAACCCTCCACGGCTACCTCGTAGACCAAAAACGATACCCCGTAGACCTTGTTGAAAAAGCCGGACTCATCGTTCCCCGCCAAGGCAACAGCGGCTACTATGACCGTTTCCGCGATCGCCTCATGATTCCCATCTTCGATATCCAAGGCCGCGTCATCGGCTTTGGTGGACGGGCCCTCGGTGACGAACAGCCCAAATATCTCAACTCCCCCGAAACTGAACTTTTTGACAAAGGCAAAACCCTCTTTGGTCTCGACAAAGCCAAAGGGGCGATCGCTAAACAAGACCGAGCTATCGTGGTCGAAGGCTATTTTGATGTCATTGCTCTCCACGCCGCAGGTATCGAAAATACCGTTGCCGCCCTAGGGACAGCCCTCAGCATCGACCAAGTTCGCCAACTCCTCCGCTACACCGAATCCAAACAGATCATCCTCAACTTTGACGCCGACGCCGCCGGGGATAAAGCCGCCCAACGCGCCATCGGTGAAGTTGCCGACCTCGCCTATCGCGGTGAAATTCAGCTTCGCGTCCTCAACATCCCCGACGGTAAAGATCCCGATGAATACCTCAAAGTCCACTCCAAAACCGACTACACTACCCTCCTCGACGAATCCCCCCTCTGGCTCGACTGGCAAATTCAGCAACTCCTCAAAGACCAAGATCTCCGTCAGCCCGATCAGTTCCAAACCAGCATCCAAGCGATCGTAGAACTCCTTGGTAACCTCCCCAACGCCACCCTCCGCACCCACTACATCCACCGCTGTGCCGAACTCCTCAGCAACGGTGATGGTCGTCTTGCTGTCCGCCTCGAAGACGATCTCCGGCTCCAAGTCCGGGGGCAACGCTGGCATGGGCGATCGCAAAAATGGCAACGACCCAGCGATCGCACCCTCCTTGAAGTCGCCGAATCCCAACTCCTGCGCCTCTACATCCATTCACCGAGCGATCGCCCCACCATCACCACCGCCATCGAAGAAAGAGACCTCGAATTCAGCATCGGCTACTGTCGTGCCCTCTGGCAGCAGATCCTAGACATCGATAGTGACGATACCC from Synechococcales cyanobacterium T60_A2020_003 encodes the following:
- a CDS encoding cupin domain-containing protein, with translation MITTACKIPVVKTPEDYQVFRISASDRNRLAIVFDPKSADASLTYCVEIFEAGAKTPSHRHNCAVEMFFVLKGYGEAVCDGKVVPLKAGDSILMPASGTHEIINTGDKRLYMLCIMVPNEDFAELIRNGVPDRLDEEDLRVLNRVDGCPLD
- a CDS encoding DNA primase, producing the protein MDIPRLHPDTIEQVKTRVDIVDVVSEHVVLRKRGKDMVGLCPFHDDKSPSFTVSPSKQLYYCFSCGAGGNAIKFLMEIGKRSFSDVVLDLAKRYQVSVQTLEPAQRKELQRRLSLREQLYEILAITARFFGHALHQPQGSDALQYIKDNRHLDDTTIQRFQIGYAPAGWQTLHGYLVDQKRYPVDLVEKAGLIVPRQGNSGYYDRFRDRLMIPIFDIQGRVIGFGGRALGDEQPKYLNSPETELFDKGKTLFGLDKAKGAIAKQDRAIVVEGYFDVIALHAAGIENTVAALGTALSIDQVRQLLRYTESKQIILNFDADAAGDKAAQRAIGEVADLAYRGEIQLRVLNIPDGKDPDEYLKVHSKTDYTTLLDESPLWLDWQIQQLLKDQDLRQPDQFQTSIQAIVELLGNLPNATLRTHYIHRCAELLSNGDGRLAVRLEDDLRLQVRGQRWHGRSQKWQRPSDRTLLEVAESQLLRLYIHSPSDRPTITTAIEERDLEFSIGYCRALWQQILDIDSDDTLDPNQLTDELRDRCSTLPESNAIQSLFHLDEKTHRDILRAPLVIRAATACMERVMCEKRYRHFNELWLQTDFATQPEEALKYQQQMYAEKQRIRDLEQTERRVTFADLTQTPWVGILQDYPTPSEIEE